ATTATTTATATCCTGTGCAGAAAATCCCAATGACCCTGATGAGCCTTTAGAAGCGCCTTCCGATCTTATTTTAACTCAACTTAATATCCAAAGTATTTTATTGGATTGGCAAGACAACAGTGATGACGAAAATGGTTTTAGAATAGATCGCAAAATCGGAAATAATGAATGGGAAGAAAATTATCGAAATCTCCCTGCAAACACTGTTTCAATCATCGATTCTCAGTTAACTATATTTGACACTTATTTCTATCGTTTATGCGCTTACGATGCTGATGATTTTACGGATCAAATAGTTGAAACTATTGACTTCAGAGATATTGATAGCTTGAACGCTCCTTCCAACCTGGTGTTAACACAAGTCAGCCCTGAATCAATTAGCTTAAGTTGGCAGGACAACAGTTCACAGGAAGAAGGTTTCAGAATCGAAAGGAAGATCGGAGATAATGATTGGGAAGAAAATTATCATATTTTGCCGCCGAATATTCACTATTTCTATGATGAAAATTTGGATATAATCGACAATTATACATATCGGGTTTCAGCCTTTATAGGAGAAACTTATTCTGAATATATTGAAGATGATATCGATTTCTTTTTTCGGGATCTGTATGTAATTCAGCCAATTTTTACCGGGCAGCTGCATTTCGCATATAATGAACCCATATCATTTGTAGTAGAACTCCTGGATTCTAATGGTGAAATAGTAGATAGAGATTATGAAGTCTGGTTTAAATATTTGGTTTGCCCTGATGGTATGAATATTAACAATCAGGTTTTTGGTGTAGGAGATTCGCTTTCAGTTCTTTCCAACGATGGTTTAGTAGCTGTTACTTTGAATGCCGGTTCTCAAGCCGGAACTGCTGCAATAGAGATTTCTGCGGTTAATGTGCAAAATAA
This Candidatus Cloacimonadota bacterium DNA region includes the following protein-coding sequences:
- a CDS encoding fibronectin type III domain-containing protein, whose translation is MRRIIFISFIILLFISCAENPNDPDEPLEAPSDLILTQLNIQSILLDWQDNSDDENGFRIDRKIGNNEWEENYRNLPANTVSIIDSQLTIFDTYFYRLCAYDADDFTDQIVETIDFRDIDSLNAPSNLVLTQVSPESISLSWQDNSSQEEGFRIERKIGDNDWEENYHILPPNIHYFYDENLDIIDNYTYRVSAFIGETYSEYIEDDIDFFFRDLYVIQPIFTGQLHFAYNEPISFVVELLDSNGEIVDRDYEVWFKYLVCPDGMNINNQVFGVGDSLSVLSNDGLVAVTLNAGSQAGTAAIEISAVNVQNNWINTIRSNIIVHSGIPENIELSHRGINSGQNMGAGVWQIEVAAIINDEYGNPYDYGTAVWFSLEDAQNSGIDPDWAVIGAAAYIGNENANGDSTAGVAYTYLNYEGSHTNDSLLVHCEVALSTGYFEETFSMNVPLQFGVIDIVATGDPIVWTPNTVEDSLTTNFTVLITDEQNNSINNQQIYFSGTHGHPVDMGTDEDNNAFTELTGVAPNSFGQVAKEWTFYIYECPPPAGNIPGTTTATITMFIPGADVQEDIHITLYRYP